The Raphanus sativus cultivar WK10039 chromosome 2, ASM80110v3, whole genome shotgun sequence genome includes a region encoding these proteins:
- the LOC108842326 gene encoding transcription elongation factor SPT6 homolog isoform X1 — MARNDISDEEVDDHELVDEEGEPIHGDHVENPDNDDEDEEEEEGDNEYDKTDGFIVGDEEEEEDDEEEEERQNSDEEKQKKKKKRRKKDEDLDEDDYLLLQDNGNMKFQKKKYKRLKKAQREREFGQGGSSDDDFDGSSGAGRSAEDKIKDSLFDDVDVDLPDDLGDEEDVAVEEDVVGSEDEMADFIVDEDGNGHPRRGDPKKKKHRQGSDMSAFRDASEIFGDVDELLSIRKKGLASSERVERRLEDEFEPTVLSDKYMTGKDDEIRLFDMPERMQISEESTGSPPIDELSIEEESSWIYAQFTSLLKDPDGLHIYGGQGFSVNKDDIAKFLELHHVQKLEIPFIAMYRKEQCRSLLDSSDISEPNIEEKHEAKWHKVFWMIQDLDRKWLLLRKRKMALHGYYTKRFEEESRRVYDETRLNLNQYLFESVMKSLKVAETEREVDDVDSKFNLHFPAGEVDEGQYKRPKRKSQYSICSKAGLWEVANKFGYSAEQLGLALSLEKLVDELEDAKETPEEKAFNFVCAMFENPQAVLKGARHMAAVEISCEPSVKKYVRGIYMENAVVSTSPTADGNGVIDSYHQFSGVKWLREKPLSKFEGSQWLLIQKAEEEKLLQVTFKLPENCMNRLISDCNEHYLSVGVSKYAQLWNEQRKLILEDALHTFILPSMEKEARSLLTIRAKSRVLSEYGQALWNKVSAGPYQKKEMDISSDEESAPRVMACCWGPGKPPNTFVMLDSSGEVLDVLYAGSLTLRSQNVNDQQLKKNDQDRVLKFMMDHQPHVVALGAVNLSCTRLKDDIYEVIFQMVEEMPRDVGHMGDLTIVYVDESLPRLYENSRISGEQLPQQSGIVKRAVGLGRYLQNPLAMAATLCGPGREILSWKLHPLESFLQVDEKYGMVEQIMVDITNQVGIDINLAAGHEWFFSPLQFISGLGPRKAASLQRSLVRAGSIFVRKDLIMHGLGKKVFVNAAGFLRIRRSGLAANSSQFIDLLDDTRIHPESYGLAQELAKDIYDQDVRGDSNDDEDAIEMAIEHVRDRPGSLRKVVLEEYLASKKRESKKETYGNIMRELSCGFQDWRTPFKLPTQDEEFFMNSGETEDTIAEGRIVQATVRRLQSGRAICVLDSGLTGMLSKEDFADDGRDIVELSDRLNEGEILTCKIKSIQKERYQVFLICKESEMRNNRRQQNQNLDPYYHEDRNSLQIEKEKARKEKELVRKHFKSRMIVHPRFQNITADQATEYLSDKDFGESIVRPSSRGLNYLTLTLKIDGGVYTHKEIVEGGKESKDITSLQRIGKTLTIGEDTFEDLDEVMDRYVDPLVSHLKTMLNYRKFRKGAKSEVDELLRMEKSENPARIVYSFGISHEHPGTFILSYIRSTNPHHEYVGLYPKGFKFRKRMFEDIDRLVSYFQRHIGDPLQETVPSIRSVAAMVPMRSPADRGSSGGGGGWGGSQSEGGWKGNSERSSAPRPGRGGEYRNGGGHGDGHPSGAPRPYGGRGRGGGGRREDGNGDWGNNKTGTGDGGWGSESGGKKTGGWGSESGGGGWGNDSGGIKSSDDGGWGGGSGSGGGWGNESAGKKSGEDSGWGNESSGKKSSGGGW, encoded by the exons GTGATAATGAGTATGATAAGACTGATGGTTTCATAGtgggtgatgaagaagaagaagaagatgacgaggaagaagaagaaaggcaaAATAGTGATGAGGAGAagcagaaaaagaagaagaaacgaaGGAAAAA GGACGAAGACCTTGATGAAGATGATTATCTGCTTCTCCAAGATAACGGCAACATGAAATTCCAAAAG AAAAAGTATAAGAGGTTGAAGAAAGCTCAAAGGGAAAGAGAGTTTGGCCAGGGAGGATCATCTGATGATGATTTTGATGGGAGTAGTGGAGCTGGAAGAAGTGCTGAGGACAAGATTAAAGACAGTCTGTTTGATGATGTTGATG TAGACCTGCCTGATGATTTAGGTGATGAGGAAGATGTAGCTGTGGAGGAAGATGTAGTTGGAAGCGAGGATGAAATGGCAGATTTCATCGTAGATGAAGATGGCAATGGTCATCCTAGGAG ggGCGACcctaagaaaaagaaacatagaCAGGGATCAGATATGAGTGCGTTTAGAGACGCTAGCGAAATATTTGGCGATGTGGACGAGTTATTGTCAATTCGCAAAAAGGGTTTGGCATCAAGTGAAAGGGTGGAAAGAAGGCTTGAAGATGAGTTTGAACCAACTGTTCTTTCTGATAAGTACATGACAGGGAAAGATGATGAAATCCGCCTATTTGATATGCCTGAGAGGATGCAG ATATCTGAAGAAAGTACTGGAAGCCCTCCAATAGACGAACTTAGCATTGAGGAAGAGAGCAGTTGGATTTATGCTCAATTTACTTCTCTACTAAAGGATCCTGATGGACTTCACATTTATGGTGGACAAGGTTTCTCGGTTAACAAGGATGACATTGCAAAGTTTTTGGAGCTACATCATGTGCAGAAACTAGAG ATACCATTTATAGCTATGTACCGTAAGGAGCAATGCCGGAGCTTGTTAGACTCTTCTGATATCAGTGAGCCCAATATTGAGGAGAAACATGAGGCCAAGTGGCATAAG GTCTTCTGGATGATTCAGGACTTGGATAGGAAGTGGCTTCTCCTTCGAAAAAGGAAAATGGCGCTGCATGGTTACTACACAAAACGTTTTGAAGAAGAGTCCAGGAGGGTCTATGATGAAACTAGGCTTAACCTAAATCAATATCTTTTTGAATCAGTCATGAAGTCTCTTAAAGTGGCAGAAACAGAAAGAGAAGTTGATGATGTAGATTCCAAGTTCAACTTGCATTTTCCTGCCGGTGAAGTTGATGAAGGGCAGTATAAGAGGCCTAAGAGAAAATCACAGTATAGCATCTGCAGCAAAGCAGGGCTCTGGGAGGTTGCAAACAAATTTGGGTATAGTGCTGAGCAATTGGGACTTGCATTGTCCCTAGAAAAACTG GTTGATGAGCTTGAGGATGCAAAAGAAACACCAGAGGAAAAGGCATTTAACTTTGTGTGTGCAATGTTTGAAAATCCTCAAGCTGTCCTTAAGGGTGCACGGCATATG GCTGCAGTTGAGATAAGTTGCGAGCCATCAGTCAAAAAGTATGTCCGTGGCATTTATATGGAGAATGCAGTAGTCTCAACAAGTCCAACAGCAGATGGGAATGGAGTAATAGATTCTTACCATCAGTTTTCTGGGGTTAAGTGGTTACGAGAAAAGCCACTAAGCAAGTTTGAGGGTTCGCAGTGGCTTCTCATTCAGAAGGCAGAAGAGGAGAAACTTCTTCAAGTAACCTTCAAGCTGCCGGAGAACTGCATGAACAGGCTCATTAGTGACTGCAATGAACACTATCTAAGTGTTGGGGTCAGTAAGTATGCTCAACTCTGGAATGAGCAAAGAAAATTAATACTGGAGGATGCACTTCATACTTTTATCTTGCCATCAATGGAGAAAGAAGCAAGATCCTTGCTAACTATTAGAGCGAAGAGTCGGGTGCTTTCAGAGTATGGACAGGCTTTGTGGAACAAGGTGTCTGCAGGGCCAtatcaaaagaaagaaatggaCATTAGCTCAGATGAGGAATCTGCACCAAGGGTCATGGCATGTTGTTGGGGACCTGGAAAGCCACCAAATACGTTTGTGATGCTGGATTCATCGGGAGAGGTGCTTGATGTCCTTTATGCTGGATCTCTCACACTGCGATCCCAAAATGTCAACGACCAGCAGCTTAAAAAGAACGACCAGGATCGTGTTTTAAAGTTTATGATGGACCATCAACCGCATGTTGTGGCTTTGGGAGCTGTCAATTTGTCTTGTACTCGTCTGAAGGATGATATATATGAG GTCATATTCCAGATGGTGgaggaaatgcctagagatgtTGGACACATGGGTGATTTAACAATTGTTTATGTAGATGAATCACTTCCTAGGCTATATGAAAATTCTCGAATCTCAGGTGAACAGCTACCTCAACAGTCAGGGATCGTGAAACGTGCAGTTGGTCTTGGACGCTATCTCCAGAATCCTCTTGCAATGGCTGCGACTTTATGCGGCCCAGGCCGGGAAATATTGTCTTGGAAGCTTCATCCATTGGAGAGTTTTCTTCAGGTTGACGAGAAGTATGGGATGGTTGAGCAGATCATGGTTGACATAACAAACCAGGTTGGAATCGACATTAATTTGGCAGCTGGCCATGAGTGGTTTTTTTCTCCTTTACAGTTCATTTCTGGACTTGGGCCTAGGAAAGCTGCGTCATTGCAAAGGTCGCTTGTTAGAGCTGGATCAATATTTGTCCGCAAGGACCTGATAATGCATGGGCTGGGCAAAAAGGTGTTTGTAAATGCAGCTGGTTTCTTGCGCATCCGAAGGAGTGGGCTGGCTGCTAATAGCAGTCAATTTATCGACTTATTGGATGACACCAGAATACATCCCGAGTCGTATGGTCTCGCACAAGAATTGGCAAAAGATATTTATGATCAAGATGTAAGAGGTGATTCAAATGATGATGAGGATGCAATAGAGATGGCAATAGAGCATGTGAGAGATCGGCCTGGCTCTTTGAGGAAAGTTGTCCTTGAGGAGTATCTTGCAAGCAAGAAACGAGAGAGCAAGAAGGAAACTTACGGTAATATCATGAGAGAGCTAAGCTGTGGTTTCCAGGATTGGCGGACACCTTTTAAACTTCCAACTCAAGATGAAGAGTTTTTTATGAACTCTGGAGAAACTGAAGACACCATAGCTGAAGGCAGAATTGTCCAGGCCACTGTTCGGAGATTACAGAGTGGAAGAGCTATATGTGTTTTAGATTCTGGATTAACTGGGATGCTTAGCAAGGAAGATTTCGCAGATGATGGGAGAGATATTGTCGAGTTGTCGGACCGACTAAATGAAGGCGAAATTCTTACATGCAAGATCAAATCGATTCAAAAGGAGAGGTATCAAGTGTTCCTTATTTGCAAAGAAAGTGAAATGAGAAACAACAGGCGCCAGCAAAACCAGAATCTGGATCCCTATTACCATGAGGATAGAAACAGTCTCCAGATTGAGAAAGAGAAAGCCCGAAAAGAAAAGGAGCTGGTGAGGAAGCATTTTAAGTCTCGGATGATTGTCCATCCCCGTTTCCAGAACATCACTGCTGACCAAGCAACCGAG TATTTGTCTGACAAAGATTTTGGAGAAAGCATTGTTCGTCCAAGTTCTCGAGGACTCAATTACTTGACATTGACGCTCAAGATCGACGGTGGAGTCTATACTCACAAGGAGATAGTCGAAGGTGGAAAAGAAAGCAAGGACATCACAAGCCTACAGCGTATTGGTAAGACGCTGACAATTGGAGAGGACACCTTCGAGGATTTAGATGAG GTCATGGATCGATATGTTGATCCTCTAGTCTCTCATCTCAAGACCATGCTTAACTATAGGAAGTTCCGGAAGGGGGCAAAATCAGAAGTGGATGAGCTTCTCAGGATGGAGAAGAGTGAAAATCCCGCAAGGATAGTCTACTCTTTCGGgatatcacacgagcatccagGCACCTTTATACTGTCTTACATAAGGAGCACAAATCCACATCACGAGTATGTTGGTCTATACCCGAAGGGATTCAAGTTCAGGAAAAGGATGTTTGAAGACATTGACAGGCTTGTGTCATACTTCCAGAGGCATATTGGTGACCCGTTGCAGGAAACAGTTCCATCAATCAGGTCTGTTGCAGCCATGGTGCCGATGAGAAGCCCAGCGGACCGTGGCTCTTctggaggaggtggtggttgGGGTGGTTCTCAGAGTGAAGGAGGCTGGAAAGGTAACTCAGAGCGCTCATCTGCACCAAGACCAG GGAGAGGTGGTGAGTACAGAAATGGTGGTGGACATGGTGATGGGCATCCAAGTGGAGCGCCAAGGCCGTATGGTGGTCGTGGTCGAGGCGGAGGAGGACGGAGGGAAGATGGAAACGGAGATTGGGGAAATAACAAAACCGGAACTGGAGATGGAGGTTGGGGAAGCGAGTCTGGTGGTAAGAAGACTGGCGGTTGGGGTAGCGAATCTGGAGGTGGTGGTTGGGGAAATGATTCTGGTGGTATAAAGAGCAGCGATGATGGTGGTTGGGGTGGCGGTTCTGGTTCTGGCGGTGGTTGGGGAAACGAGTCTGCCGGTAAAAAGAGCGGTGAAGATAGTGGTTGGGGAAACGAGTCTAGTGGTAAAAAGAGCAGCGGTGGAGGGTGGTGA
- the LOC108842326 gene encoding transcription elongation factor SPT6 homolog isoform X3 has protein sequence MARNDISDEEVDDHELVDEEGEPIHGDHVENPDNDDEDEEEEEGDNEYDKTDGFIVGDEEEEEDDEEEEERQNSDEEKQKKKKKRRKKDEDLDEDDYLLLQDNGNMKFQKKKYKRLKKAQREREFGQGGSSDDDFDGSSGAGRSAEDKIKDSLFDDVDDLPDDLGDEEDVAVEEDVVGSEDEMADFIVDEDGNGHPRRGDPKKKKHRQGSDMSAFRDASEIFGDVDELLSIRKKGLASSERVERRLEDEFEPTVLSDKYMTGKDDEIRLFDMPERMQISEESTGSPPIDELSIEEESSWIYAQFTSLLKDPDGLHIYGGQGFSVNKDDIAKFLELHHVQKLEIPFIAMYRKEQCRSLLDSSDISEPNIEEKHEAKWHKVFWMIQDLDRKWLLLRKRKMALHGYYTKRFEEESRRVYDETRLNLNQYLFESVMKSLKVAETEREVDDVDSKFNLHFPAGEVDEGQYKRPKRKSQYSICSKAGLWEVANKFGYSAEQLGLALSLEKLVDELEDAKETPEEKAFNFVCAMFENPQAVLKGARHMAAVEISCEPSVKKYVRGIYMENAVVSTSPTADGNGVIDSYHQFSGVKWLREKPLSKFEGSQWLLIQKAEEEKLLQVTFKLPENCMNRLISDCNEHYLSVGVSKYAQLWNEQRKLILEDALHTFILPSMEKEARSLLTIRAKSRVLSEYGQALWNKVSAGPYQKKEMDISSDEESAPRVMACCWGPGKPPNTFVMLDSSGEVLDVLYAGSLTLRSQNVNDQQLKKNDQDRVLKFMMDHQPHVVALGAVNLSCTRLKDDIYEVIFQMVEEMPRDVGHMGDLTIVYVDESLPRLYENSRISGEQLPQQSGIVKRAVGLGRYLQNPLAMAATLCGPGREILSWKLHPLESFLQVDEKYGMVEQIMVDITNQVGIDINLAAGHEWFFSPLQFISGLGPRKAASLQRSLVRAGSIFVRKDLIMHGLGKKVFVNAAGFLRIRRSGLAANSSQFIDLLDDTRIHPESYGLAQELAKDIYDQDVRGDSNDDEDAIEMAIEHVRDRPGSLRKVVLEEYLASKKRESKKETYGNIMRELSCGFQDWRTPFKLPTQDEEFFMNSGETEDTIAEGRIVQATVRRLQSGRAICVLDSGLTGMLSKEDFADDGRDIVELSDRLNEGEILTCKIKSIQKERYQVFLICKESEMRNNRRQQNQNLDPYYHEDRNSLQIEKEKARKEKELVRKHFKSRMIVHPRFQNITADQATEYLSDKDFGESIVRPSSRGLNYLTLTLKIDGGVYTHKEIVEGGKESKDITSLQRIGKTLTIGEDTFEDLDEVMDRYVDPLVSHLKTMLNYRKFRKGAKSEVDELLRMEKSENPARIVYSFGISHEHPGTFILSYIRSTNPHHEYVGLYPKGFKFRKRMFEDIDRLVSYFQRHIGDPLQETVPSIRSVAAMVPMRSPADRGSSGGGGGWGGSQSEGGWKGNSERSSAPRPGRGGEYRNGGGHGDGHPSGAPRPYGGRGRGGGGRREDGNGDWGNNKTGTGDGGWGSESGGKKTGGWGSESGGGGWGNDSGGIKSSDDGGWGGGSGSGGGWGNESAGKKSGEDSGWGNESSGKKSSGGGW, from the exons GTGATAATGAGTATGATAAGACTGATGGTTTCATAGtgggtgatgaagaagaagaagaagatgacgaggaagaagaagaaaggcaaAATAGTGATGAGGAGAagcagaaaaagaagaagaaacgaaGGAAAAA GGACGAAGACCTTGATGAAGATGATTATCTGCTTCTCCAAGATAACGGCAACATGAAATTCCAAAAG AAAAAGTATAAGAGGTTGAAGAAAGCTCAAAGGGAAAGAGAGTTTGGCCAGGGAGGATCATCTGATGATGATTTTGATGGGAGTAGTGGAGCTGGAAGAAGTGCTGAGGACAAGATTAAAGACAGTCTGTTTGATGATGTTGATG ACCTGCCTGATGATTTAGGTGATGAGGAAGATGTAGCTGTGGAGGAAGATGTAGTTGGAAGCGAGGATGAAATGGCAGATTTCATCGTAGATGAAGATGGCAATGGTCATCCTAGGAG ggGCGACcctaagaaaaagaaacatagaCAGGGATCAGATATGAGTGCGTTTAGAGACGCTAGCGAAATATTTGGCGATGTGGACGAGTTATTGTCAATTCGCAAAAAGGGTTTGGCATCAAGTGAAAGGGTGGAAAGAAGGCTTGAAGATGAGTTTGAACCAACTGTTCTTTCTGATAAGTACATGACAGGGAAAGATGATGAAATCCGCCTATTTGATATGCCTGAGAGGATGCAG ATATCTGAAGAAAGTACTGGAAGCCCTCCAATAGACGAACTTAGCATTGAGGAAGAGAGCAGTTGGATTTATGCTCAATTTACTTCTCTACTAAAGGATCCTGATGGACTTCACATTTATGGTGGACAAGGTTTCTCGGTTAACAAGGATGACATTGCAAAGTTTTTGGAGCTACATCATGTGCAGAAACTAGAG ATACCATTTATAGCTATGTACCGTAAGGAGCAATGCCGGAGCTTGTTAGACTCTTCTGATATCAGTGAGCCCAATATTGAGGAGAAACATGAGGCCAAGTGGCATAAG GTCTTCTGGATGATTCAGGACTTGGATAGGAAGTGGCTTCTCCTTCGAAAAAGGAAAATGGCGCTGCATGGTTACTACACAAAACGTTTTGAAGAAGAGTCCAGGAGGGTCTATGATGAAACTAGGCTTAACCTAAATCAATATCTTTTTGAATCAGTCATGAAGTCTCTTAAAGTGGCAGAAACAGAAAGAGAAGTTGATGATGTAGATTCCAAGTTCAACTTGCATTTTCCTGCCGGTGAAGTTGATGAAGGGCAGTATAAGAGGCCTAAGAGAAAATCACAGTATAGCATCTGCAGCAAAGCAGGGCTCTGGGAGGTTGCAAACAAATTTGGGTATAGTGCTGAGCAATTGGGACTTGCATTGTCCCTAGAAAAACTG GTTGATGAGCTTGAGGATGCAAAAGAAACACCAGAGGAAAAGGCATTTAACTTTGTGTGTGCAATGTTTGAAAATCCTCAAGCTGTCCTTAAGGGTGCACGGCATATG GCTGCAGTTGAGATAAGTTGCGAGCCATCAGTCAAAAAGTATGTCCGTGGCATTTATATGGAGAATGCAGTAGTCTCAACAAGTCCAACAGCAGATGGGAATGGAGTAATAGATTCTTACCATCAGTTTTCTGGGGTTAAGTGGTTACGAGAAAAGCCACTAAGCAAGTTTGAGGGTTCGCAGTGGCTTCTCATTCAGAAGGCAGAAGAGGAGAAACTTCTTCAAGTAACCTTCAAGCTGCCGGAGAACTGCATGAACAGGCTCATTAGTGACTGCAATGAACACTATCTAAGTGTTGGGGTCAGTAAGTATGCTCAACTCTGGAATGAGCAAAGAAAATTAATACTGGAGGATGCACTTCATACTTTTATCTTGCCATCAATGGAGAAAGAAGCAAGATCCTTGCTAACTATTAGAGCGAAGAGTCGGGTGCTTTCAGAGTATGGACAGGCTTTGTGGAACAAGGTGTCTGCAGGGCCAtatcaaaagaaagaaatggaCATTAGCTCAGATGAGGAATCTGCACCAAGGGTCATGGCATGTTGTTGGGGACCTGGAAAGCCACCAAATACGTTTGTGATGCTGGATTCATCGGGAGAGGTGCTTGATGTCCTTTATGCTGGATCTCTCACACTGCGATCCCAAAATGTCAACGACCAGCAGCTTAAAAAGAACGACCAGGATCGTGTTTTAAAGTTTATGATGGACCATCAACCGCATGTTGTGGCTTTGGGAGCTGTCAATTTGTCTTGTACTCGTCTGAAGGATGATATATATGAG GTCATATTCCAGATGGTGgaggaaatgcctagagatgtTGGACACATGGGTGATTTAACAATTGTTTATGTAGATGAATCACTTCCTAGGCTATATGAAAATTCTCGAATCTCAGGTGAACAGCTACCTCAACAGTCAGGGATCGTGAAACGTGCAGTTGGTCTTGGACGCTATCTCCAGAATCCTCTTGCAATGGCTGCGACTTTATGCGGCCCAGGCCGGGAAATATTGTCTTGGAAGCTTCATCCATTGGAGAGTTTTCTTCAGGTTGACGAGAAGTATGGGATGGTTGAGCAGATCATGGTTGACATAACAAACCAGGTTGGAATCGACATTAATTTGGCAGCTGGCCATGAGTGGTTTTTTTCTCCTTTACAGTTCATTTCTGGACTTGGGCCTAGGAAAGCTGCGTCATTGCAAAGGTCGCTTGTTAGAGCTGGATCAATATTTGTCCGCAAGGACCTGATAATGCATGGGCTGGGCAAAAAGGTGTTTGTAAATGCAGCTGGTTTCTTGCGCATCCGAAGGAGTGGGCTGGCTGCTAATAGCAGTCAATTTATCGACTTATTGGATGACACCAGAATACATCCCGAGTCGTATGGTCTCGCACAAGAATTGGCAAAAGATATTTATGATCAAGATGTAAGAGGTGATTCAAATGATGATGAGGATGCAATAGAGATGGCAATAGAGCATGTGAGAGATCGGCCTGGCTCTTTGAGGAAAGTTGTCCTTGAGGAGTATCTTGCAAGCAAGAAACGAGAGAGCAAGAAGGAAACTTACGGTAATATCATGAGAGAGCTAAGCTGTGGTTTCCAGGATTGGCGGACACCTTTTAAACTTCCAACTCAAGATGAAGAGTTTTTTATGAACTCTGGAGAAACTGAAGACACCATAGCTGAAGGCAGAATTGTCCAGGCCACTGTTCGGAGATTACAGAGTGGAAGAGCTATATGTGTTTTAGATTCTGGATTAACTGGGATGCTTAGCAAGGAAGATTTCGCAGATGATGGGAGAGATATTGTCGAGTTGTCGGACCGACTAAATGAAGGCGAAATTCTTACATGCAAGATCAAATCGATTCAAAAGGAGAGGTATCAAGTGTTCCTTATTTGCAAAGAAAGTGAAATGAGAAACAACAGGCGCCAGCAAAACCAGAATCTGGATCCCTATTACCATGAGGATAGAAACAGTCTCCAGATTGAGAAAGAGAAAGCCCGAAAAGAAAAGGAGCTGGTGAGGAAGCATTTTAAGTCTCGGATGATTGTCCATCCCCGTTTCCAGAACATCACTGCTGACCAAGCAACCGAG TATTTGTCTGACAAAGATTTTGGAGAAAGCATTGTTCGTCCAAGTTCTCGAGGACTCAATTACTTGACATTGACGCTCAAGATCGACGGTGGAGTCTATACTCACAAGGAGATAGTCGAAGGTGGAAAAGAAAGCAAGGACATCACAAGCCTACAGCGTATTGGTAAGACGCTGACAATTGGAGAGGACACCTTCGAGGATTTAGATGAG GTCATGGATCGATATGTTGATCCTCTAGTCTCTCATCTCAAGACCATGCTTAACTATAGGAAGTTCCGGAAGGGGGCAAAATCAGAAGTGGATGAGCTTCTCAGGATGGAGAAGAGTGAAAATCCCGCAAGGATAGTCTACTCTTTCGGgatatcacacgagcatccagGCACCTTTATACTGTCTTACATAAGGAGCACAAATCCACATCACGAGTATGTTGGTCTATACCCGAAGGGATTCAAGTTCAGGAAAAGGATGTTTGAAGACATTGACAGGCTTGTGTCATACTTCCAGAGGCATATTGGTGACCCGTTGCAGGAAACAGTTCCATCAATCAGGTCTGTTGCAGCCATGGTGCCGATGAGAAGCCCAGCGGACCGTGGCTCTTctggaggaggtggtggttgGGGTGGTTCTCAGAGTGAAGGAGGCTGGAAAGGTAACTCAGAGCGCTCATCTGCACCAAGACCAG GGAGAGGTGGTGAGTACAGAAATGGTGGTGGACATGGTGATGGGCATCCAAGTGGAGCGCCAAGGCCGTATGGTGGTCGTGGTCGAGGCGGAGGAGGACGGAGGGAAGATGGAAACGGAGATTGGGGAAATAACAAAACCGGAACTGGAGATGGAGGTTGGGGAAGCGAGTCTGGTGGTAAGAAGACTGGCGGTTGGGGTAGCGAATCTGGAGGTGGTGGTTGGGGAAATGATTCTGGTGGTATAAAGAGCAGCGATGATGGTGGTTGGGGTGGCGGTTCTGGTTCTGGCGGTGGTTGGGGAAACGAGTCTGCCGGTAAAAAGAGCGGTGAAGATAGTGGTTGGGGAAACGAGTCTAGTGGTAAAAAGAGCAGCGGTGGAGGGTGGTGA